TCGACACCTACACCATCGCATTTTTGGCGGACAATAACATCCTTTTGCACATCTTTAGTCCGTATCAGAGTTTTCGCGGGAATTTCTACCCAAATACGCCAAATTCCGTAAATAAAAGCGGCTTTGTATTGCTGTGCCAGCTCCGCTCTTTTGACGATCCGATCAAACGTGCATATATCGCGCGCGAGATCACTAGAGCTCACATCATAAATGACGCCGCAAACTGCAAAAGACACGGCGTGAAATTTGACGTGCAGCCTCACATAAAGGCACTAGATGCCGCCACTAGTGTGCCTGCTATCATGGCGGTAGAGGGTGCATTTCAAAAGCTCTACTACGAGAAGTGGAACGAGATCATCGCAGATCAGCGAAGCTTTAAATTTACCGTCCGCTCAAAACGCCCGCCCGCTGATAAGATAAATAGCTTTATAAGCTACGTAAATACGCGCATCTACAACATCTGCCTAAGCGAAATTTACAAGACCGAGCTAGATCCTCGCATCGGCTTTTTGCACGAGCCAAACTACCGCGCGCTAAGCCTACATCTCGATCTTGCGGAGATTTTTAAGCCGATCTTGGGCGATACGCTGATTTTTAACATGCTAAATAAAAAAGAGATCACCGCGAAGGACTTCCAAACGGACGCTGGCAGGATAAAATTTAGCAACGACGCCGTGCAAAAGATCGAGCTAAAGATGATCTCGCGCCTTTGCGAGACGCTCACGGTGGGCGGTAGGGAGCTAACGTGGAGGCAGGTGATCCGCCGCGAAGCAAACAAGCTTAAAAAGTGTATCTGCGAGGACGCGCCTTATGAAGGCTTTAGGTTGGAGTGAAATCGCATTTTAATAAAGCGTTTTTTAAGATTTTAAAAAGCTTGAAATTTAGGGCTTGGCGTATTTACACATGGCTAAATTTTAGTCAAATTTAAGGCGAAAAAATATAGACTTCTTGCACTAGAATGCCTATAAAATAGGCTTTTTGGCGCTATTAGAATTTACTCCGTTGGAGTTTGAAACAAAATATACTTCATAACATACGAAGTAGCATTTTTAATTAGAATTTACTCCGTTGGAGTTTGAAACAATCTTCTTGAATATCGCATAATAAACAAATTCCAATTAGAATTTACTCCGTTGGAGTTTGAAACTAGTGCATTTTTGAGCTGTATAAAACTTCGTTATAAATTAGAATTTACTCCGTTGGAGTTTGAAACTTAGCAAAAATATCAAGAGAATATCTAACACAAAATTAGAATTTACTCCGTTGGAGTTTGAAACAGGTTTGGGAAAACGAGCAAAAGCTGCGTGAAGCTCATTAGAATTTACTCCGTTGGAGTTTGAAACTTAAATTCCTAAATTTAGAAAACCTATAAAATTAATTAGAATTTACTCCGTTGGAGTTTGAAACAAAACAACTTTTTGCTCTACTTCATCAGTAAAGCCAATTAGAATTTACTCCGTTGGAGTTTGAAACAGTGCAATTCATACTCATCATTTATTAAATGAACTGATTAGAATTTACTCCGTTGGAGTTTGAAACACATACCACGCCGAAAGCTCGTCGAAATCCTGCGTTATTAGAATTTACTCCGTTGGAGTTTGAAACAAATAAGACGGCTTAAGCTCGATACCTATGCCTCTATTAGAATTTACTCCGTTGGAGTTTGAAACCTTGTGGTGTAGTTTCAGGTGGTGAGCATTTTCTCGATTAGAATTTACTCCGTTGGAGTTTGAAACAAGCGAATTTCTAACTATTCCGATCAATATAAAAAAATTAGAATTTACTCCGTTGGAGTTTGAAACATAATAACCATTTTTGAAAATGTGATCGCACGAAGAATTAGAATTTACTCCGTTGGAGTTTGAAACCCGCCCGCAACAGAGTAGAGATGTTTAGGGGCTTGATTAGAATTTACTCCGTTGGAGTTTGAAACTAAGAAATTTCATAAGAAATCCTTAAAAAACCTTTATTAGAATTTACTCCGTTGGAGTTTGAAACTTTATTTGAAACACCATTTAACATAGCCCCGAAAAAATTAGAATTTACTCCGTTGGAGTTTGAAACAAGATTAAAGCGCGCTAATCAATAACTAAATAAAATTAGAATTTACTCCGTTGGAGTTTGAAACTTTTGCAAATAGAGGGCTATTTTTGATATGCTCACATTAGAATTTACTCCGTTGGAGTTTGAAACTCTTTAAATTCTTTCATTTTCTACCCCTTCGAAAGAATTAGAATTTACTCCGTTGGAGTTTGAAACTCGAGCTTTGCCTCGCTCACGTTGAGAGCAACAATGTGATTAGAATTTACTCCGTTGGAGTTTGAAACTTTATTGCGAGGGCTGTCGCAAATCCCTCGGCAATGATTAGAATTTACTCCGTTGGAGTTTGAAACTGACAAAGTAAAACAAGGTGCAATAATCGCTAAATTAGAATTTACTCCGTTGGAGTTTGAAACATTACTATCAAGGCTTGGGCGGTGATGTAAATGCCATTAGAATTTACTCCGTTGGAGTTTGAAACCACACTATCACGAAAGGCACGATTTAAATGCCCCTGATTAGAATTTACTCCGTTGGAGTTTGAAACTCTCAAAAGTCAAAGAGGGGTAGATAGATGAATAAATTAAAATTTACTCCGTTGGAGTTTGAAACTCTATCTTAGCGATAGCGTCTTTAACTTGATCAAAAATTAGAATTTACTCCGTTGGAGTTTGAAACTGGCTCTAGCG
Above is a window of Campylobacter concisus DNA encoding:
- the cas1 gene encoding CRISPR-associated endonuclease Cas1 gives rise to the protein MQKSDRTHFILSPGRLYRQDNNIYFEKFDETGERASCRILPINAIDEIYVLAKVQIDTYTIAFLADNNILLHIFSPYQSFRGNFYPNTPNSVNKSGFVLLCQLRSFDDPIKRAYIAREITRAHIINDAANCKRHGVKFDVQPHIKALDAATSVPAIMAVEGAFQKLYYEKWNEIIADQRSFKFTVRSKRPPADKINSFISYVNTRIYNICLSEIYKTELDPRIGFLHEPNYRALSLHLDLAEIFKPILGDTLIFNMLNKKEITAKDFQTDAGRIKFSNDAVQKIELKMISRLCETLTVGGRELTWRQVIRREANKLKKCICEDAPYEGFRLE